In Colletotrichum higginsianum IMI 349063 chromosome 3, whole genome shotgun sequence, a genomic segment contains:
- a CDS encoding Peptidase family M13, which translates to MSEKAPLIPEQRVADDRSSSRCPYAQRCSAGRAVVKVFVLAAAAGFLFYNIPNAQNDVDESKTPVCMTPACVHAASEILYNLSPDYKELDPCTDFEELVCGGWRDRHDLRADQGDAFTGTIMSENSELLLRHILETPYPKDSQHSFFSPLRLEATDKSADEQNFDKMKAAYDACVDEDKIKSVGIEPLAQILDDIKKVYPIEGASAVDATPTKDAILLLARYGVDALVAAGTGADDRDPDTVVVSVAPPWSLGLPSKERYEDDKLVEKYRGVAVEVLGNIFPDQNKDNFAKVIDLEKLLAAASPSTEEREDVTKYYNPMLIDEASALAPEIELTALIHELSPEGFIVERVIVTAPKYMSELSTILSGTDKEVIQNYFLWKAIQSFSSYVDADAVKPYRRFVNELAGKDPESAPERWRTCVGHVDDGLGWILSRFFVEKAFSAEAKKFGDTIITDIKTEFTKKLKAAKWMDKETTAKAVDKVHNIVQKIGYPTKSPDIMDPPSLSDFYSSVNVSSETFFENALTVRKFAVGYEWSALGKPVDREQWDMTVPTVNAYYNPPGNEIVFPAGIMQFPVFDVEVPAYMSYGAFGSVAGHELSHAFDSTGRHFDQNGNYTDWWSEDTVKAFKEKAECFVDQYHNFTVPGPDDKPLHVNGRLTLGENLADAGGLSASYQAWKRRAHKHPNKDLPGLEHFTQDQLFFVTYSNWWCGKSRKDTAINRIYTDPHAPKWARILGTMANSREFKESFQCKDKKPTCELW; encoded by the exons atGTCGGAGAAGGCGCCTCTCATCCCGGAGCAGCGTGTCGCCGACGACCGGTCATCATCGCGATGCCCGTACGCCCAACGGTGCTCCGCCGGAAGAgccgtcgtcaaggtctttgtccttgctgctgctgccggatTTCTGTTTTACAACATCCCAAATG CCCAGAATGACGTGGACGAGAGCAAGACCCCCGTTTGCATGACTCCGGCCTGCGTCCATGCCGCCTCCGAGATCCTTTATAACTTGTCGCCCGACTACAAGGAGCTCGACCCATGCACCGACTTCGAGGAGCTGGTGTGCGGTGGATGGAGGGACAGACACGACCTGCGTGCCGACCAGGGCGATGCCTTCACCGGCACCATTATGTCGGAGAACTCGGAGCTCCTACTTCGTCACATTCTCGAGACTCCTTACCCCAAGGACTCCCAG CATTCATTCTTTTCGCCACTCCGGCTCGAAGCTACCGATAAGTCCGCCGACGAGCAGAACTTCGACAAGATGAAGGCCGCATACGATGCATGcgtggacgaggacaagATCAAGAGCGTTGGCATTGAGCCTCTCGCCCAGATCCTTGACGATATCAAAAAGGTCTATCCCATCGAGGGTGCCTCTGCTGTCGACGCCACCCCGACCAAGGATGccatccttcttctcgctAGATACGGTGTCGACGCCCTTGTTGCGGCGGGCACCGGCGCGGACGACAGAGATCCGGATACGGTCGTGGTGTCTGTTGCCCCCCCGTGGAGCTTGGGGCTCCCCTCAAAGGAGCGATATGAGGACGACAAGCTCGTAGAGAAATACCGCGGCGTTGCTGTCGAAGTACTCGGCAACATCTTCCCCGACCAGAACAAGGACAACTTTGCCAAGGTCATCGATCTCGAGAAGCTGCTGGCGGCTGCTTCCCCGAGCACCGAAGAGCGTGAAGACGTCACC AAATACTACAACCCTATGCTGATCGACGAGGCTTCTGCGCTCGCTCCTGAGATCGAGCTGACGGCGCTGATTCACGAGCTGTCCCCCGAAGGCTTCATTGTGGAGCGCGTCATTGTCACGGCACCAAAGTACATGTCGGAGTTGTCCACAATTCTCTCCGGAACCGACAAGGAGGTCATCCAAAACTACTTTCTCTGGAAGGCCATCCAGTCCTTCTCGTCTtacgtcgatgccgacgccgtcaagccCTACAGGCGCTTCGTCAATGAGCTTGCTGGAAAG GACCCCGAATCCGCTCCCGAGAGATGGCGAACCTGTgtcggccacgtcgacgacggcttAGGCTGGATTCTAAGCCGCTTCTTCGTCGAGAAGGCCTTCTCTGCCGAAGCCAAGAAGTTTGGTGACACCATTATCACCGACATCAAGACGGAGTTCaccaagaagctcaaggccgccaagtGGATGGACAAAGAAACCACAGCAAAGGCGGTTGACAAAGTTCATAACATCGTCCAGAAGATTGGCTACCCGACCAAGAGCCCCGATATCATGGACCCTCCCAGCCTCAGCGACTTCTACAGCTCGGTCAACGTCAGCTCCGAGACCTTCTTCGAGAACGCCCTCACCGTCCGCAAGTTCGCCGTCGGATACGAATGGTCGGCTCTCGGGAAGCCTGTTGATCGTGAGCAGTGGGATATGACCGTCCCTACTGTGAATGCCTACTACAACCCGCCGGGCAACGAAATCGTCTTCCCTGCCGGAATCATGCAGTTCCCCgtcttcgacgtcgaagTCCCCGCCTATATGTCATACGGTGCCTTTGGCTCTGTTGCCGGACACGAGCTGAGCCACGCCTTCGACTCGACCGGCCGCCACTTTGATCAAAACGGCAACTACACAGACTGGTGGTCCGAGGACACCGTTAAGGCCTTCAAGGAGAAAGCCGAGTGCTTTGTCGATCAGTACCACAACTTCACCGTCCCGGGGCCGGACGACAAGCCCCTTCACGTGAATGGGCGCCTTACTCTTGGTGAGAAccttgccgacgccggcggcctctcggcctcgtaCCAAGCCTGGAAGCGCCGCGCACACAAGCACCCTAACAAGGACCTCCCGGGCCTGGAACACTTCACGCAGGATCAGCTCTTCTTCGTTACCTACTCCAACTGGTGGTGTGGCAAGTCGCGCAAGGACACTGCCATCAACAGGATCTATACTGATCCTCATGCGCCCAAGTGGGCTCGCATCCTTGGCACTATGGCCAACAGTCGGGAGTTCAAGGAGAGCTTCCAGTGCAAGGACAAGAAGCCGACCTGCGAGCTTTGGTAA
- a CDS encoding C4-dicarboxylate transporter/malic acid transporter produces the protein MDRRDPTSSAWTESEVSTRKNSAEWQTSRPNSPKLAPLDMQFDKGKANETHGYATSITPIVEKGAAPEHGHDGHGAGHVDINDPNRPRMAFKARLHHFTWAWFTLTMSTGGLSLLIFAQPHQFPGLRQIGTVVYVVNIILFVLVCSAMLARFFLYPGDMKRSLTHEREGFFFPTFFLSIATLITSTNRYAIPEHDETLVWAIQVAFWGYLIVTLMLAIGQYSFVFAKHNFGLQTMMPTWILPIFPIMLTGTIASVIADTQPEIAAVPIVVAGLTCQGLGLSVAVLMYAHMVGRLMSAGLPNREHRPGLYMNVGPPAFTALALIGMANGLPNNLDPDRDGIVIDAGIIRTIALMSAIFLWALAAWWFGIATIAVISSPPVYFHLGWWAMVFPNTGFTLATISIGNQLGNEGVLWFATGMSLCLLGAYFYVLYNHVRAVIVQDIMYTMRDEDFNDH, from the coding sequence ATGGATCGCAGAGACCCAACAAGCTCGGCCTGGACCGAATCAGAGGTGTCGACACGCAAGAACTCGGCGGAATGGCAGACGTCAAGGCCAAACTCCCCCAAGCTGGCACCGCTGGATATGCAGttcgacaagggcaaggcgaATGAGACACACGGTTACGCCACGTCCATCACGCCCatcgtcgagaagggcgccGCGCCCGAACATggccacgacggccacgGAGCCGGCCACGTCGACATCAACGACCCGAACCGGCCGAGGATGGCCTTCAAGGCGCGCCTCCACCACTTCACATGGGCGTGGTTCACCCTCACCATGAGCACGGGGGGCCTCTCGCTCCTCATCTTCGCGCAGCCGCACCAGTTCCCCGGGCTGCGGCAGATCGGTACCGTCGTCTACGTCGTCAacatcatcctcttcgtcctcgtctgcTCCGCCATGCTCGCGAGGTTCTTCCTCTACCCGGGCGACATGAAGAGGTCGCTGACGCACGAGCGCgagggcttcttcttcccgaCCTTCTTCCTGTCCATCGCCACGCTCATCACCAGCACGAACCGGTACGCCATCCCCGAGCACGACGAGACGCTCGTCTGGGCCATCCAGGTGGCCTTCTGGGGCTACCTCATCGTCACCCTCATGCTGGCCATCGGCCAGTACagcttcgtcttcgccaaGCACAACTTCGGCCTGCAGACCATGATGCCCACCTGGATCCTGCCCATCTTCCCCATCATGCTCACGGGCACCATCgcctccgtcatcgccgacacccagcccgagatcgccgccgtgcccatcgtcgtcgccggcctcacCTGTCAGGGGCTCGGCCTGTCCGTCGCTGTCCTCATGTACGCCCACATGGTCGGCCGCCTCATGTCCGCCGGCCTGCCGAACCGCGAGCACCGCCCGGGTCTGTACATGAACGTCGGCCCGCCGGCCTTCACGGCGCTGGCCCTCATCGGCATGGCCAACGGCCTGCCCAACAACCTCGACCCGGACCGCGACGGCATCGTTatcgacgccggcatcatcCGGACCATCGCCCTCATGAGCGCCATCTTCCTCtgggccctcgccgcctggtGGTTCGGCAtcgccaccatcgccgtcatctcgtcgccgcccgtctACTTTCACCTCGGCTGGTGGGCCATGGTCTTCCCCAACACGGGCTTCACGCTGGCCACCATCTCCATCGGCAACCAGCTCGGCAACGAGGGCGTGCTGTGGTTCGCCACGGGCATGAGCCTGTGCCTGCTCGGCGCCTACTTCTACGTCCTGTACAACCACGTCAgggccgtcatcgtccaggACATCATGTACACCATGAGGGACGAAGACTTTAACGACCACTAA
- a CDS encoding tRNA synthetase class I catalytic domain-containing protein — protein MNRLFRLTRFSFTLSTRIPTLGFSRSCATIATMESLKLHNSLKPGQPVPFSPINPGKVSWYACGPTVYDKSHLGHARNYVSTDIIRRIMIHYFGADVKFVMNITDVDDKIIIKARRQRLLELEKQKKYAQDELAKLALTAFRAYAEKSLPLLQSSDLDENNYLERRDGAYGKVLAGGTLTGEGKPGDDEAKTKMHIANMDAAVFAIKDKKFYPGIDEILLPYLDSLYKETIDTSDQTIFTDLTQSMEREFFDDMDALNCLRPDVITRVTEYVPQIADYVARIVDKGFAYESDGSVYFDITAFEKAGNTYARLRPGNRNDKSLQEDGEGALSKNLGEKRNEGDFALWKKSKKGEPYWDSRWGQGRPGWHIECSVMASDVLGAQMDIHSGGVDLAFPHHDNELAQSEAYYVDNTKGEHTWVNNFLHMGHLSISGSKMSKSLKNFQTIQDALATTYTSRGMRIVFLMGKWNDGVEISPDMRAQASSWEATINNFFTNVKALVADANSSTPGVESLSISDKPTGALAAELDKAKTDLHTALSNSFDTPQAMRAIQELVSEANKVVVSQEAEANLPALVAVARWITKILGTFGLDENATAPYDGLGWAAPASNASLDPKTVVQPYAAVLQTVKSDVEALNIAAESVSQLLGQTPEAEFSSLADKGVRDPEQLALPYLRAASRLRDELRRIVSTVSPETKKAILSLTDRIRDEDFTNLGVYLDDRPDGKSSLIKFVPASELIAARNEKLAKEAEKARAKEEAKRAREQAEREKWEKAKLPHTEMFKGDDKYGEWDGEGLPTKLKDGSDVPKSQLKKLQKQWQSQKKAHEEYLVKFGGKS, from the exons ATGAATCGCCTCTTTAGACTCACCAGGTTTTCTTTTACTCTCTCCACTCGGATTCCCACCCTTGGATTCTCCAGGTCCTGCGCCACTATCGCGACAATGGAGTCGCTGAAGCTGCACAACTCGTTGAAGCCCGGCCAGCCGGTGCCCTTTTCGCCAATCAACCCGGGAAAGGTTTCTTGGTACGCCTGCGGGCCTACCGTATATGACAAGAGCCATCTGGGCCATGCGCGCAACTATGTCTCAACTGACATTATCCGGCGCATCATGATCCACTACTTTGGGGCCGATGTGAAGTTTGTCATGAACATCACTGATGTTGACGACAAG ATCATCATCAAGGCTCGGAGACAACGTCTGCTCGAACtcgagaagcagaagaaatACGCCCAAGACGAGCTTGCCAAGCTTGCGCTGACAGCATTCCGCGCTTACGCCGAAAAGAGCTTGCCTCTCCTCCAATCttccgacctcgacgagaacaaCTACCTCGAGCGAAGAGATGGCGCATACGGCAAGGTGCTCGCGGGTGGCACCCTCACCGGAGAGGGCAAGcccggcgatgacgaggccaAGACGAAGATGCACATCGCCAACATGGACGCCGCCGTGTTTGCGatcaaggacaagaagtTCTACCccggcatcgacgagatCCTCCTGCCCTACCTCGACTCCCTCTACAAGGAGACCATCGACACGAGCGACCAGACCATCTTCACCGACCTGACGCAGAGCATGGAGCGCGAGTTCTtcgacgacatggacgccCTCAACTGCCTGCGCCCCGACGTCATCACACGCGTCACCGAATACGTGCCCCAGATCGCCGACTACGTGGCGCGCATCGTAGACAAGGGATTCGCCTACGAGTCTGATGGCTCCGTCTACTTCGACATCACGGCTttcgagaaggccggcaACACATACGCGCGCCTGCGCCCGGGCAACCGCAACGACAAGTCGCTGCAggaggacggagagggcgcCTTGTCCAAGAACCTGGGCGAGAAGCGCAACGAGGGCGACTTTGCGCTGTGgaagaagtccaagaaggGAGAGCCCTACTGGGACAGCAGATGGGGCCAGGGCCGCCCCGGCTGGCACATTGAGTGCTCCGTCATGGCCTCGGACGTTCTCGGCGCGCAGATGGACATCCACTCGGGCGGTGTCGATCTGGCCTTCCCTCACCACGACAACGAGTTGGCCCAGAGCGAGGCCTACTACGTCGACAACACCAAGGGAGAGCACACATGGGTCAACAACTTCCTGCACATGGGACATTTGTCCATCTCCGGATCCAAGATGTCCAAGTCCCTGAAGAACTTCCAAACCATCCAGGACGCGCTCGCGACGACGTACACCTCGAGGGGAATGCGCATCGTGTTCCTCATGGGCAAGTGgaacgacggcgtcgagatcTCCCCCGACATGAGAGCCCAGGCGTCCAGCTGGGAGGCCACCATCAAC AATTTCTTCACCAACGtcaaggccctcgtcgcGGATGCCAACTCATCGACCCCCGGTGTTGAGTCCCTGTCGATTTCCGATAAGCCGACTGGCGCCCTggcggccgagctcgacaaggccaagacgGACCTGCACACCGCCCTCAGCAACTCTTTTGATACCCCCCAGGCGATGCGCGCGATCCAGGAGCTGGTCAGCGAGGCGAACAAGGTGGTCGTGTcgcaggaggccgaggcgaaCCTGCCGGCGCTCGTCGCCGTTGCGCGGTGGATCACCAAGATCCTCGGCACCTTTGGCCTTGATGAAAACGCCACGGCGCCGTacgacggcctcggctgGGCTGCACCCGCGTCGAACGCGAGCCTGGACCCCAAGACTGTCGTGCAGCCGTacgccgccgtgctccaGACGGTCAAGTCGGACGTTGAAGCACtcaacatcgccgccgagtcTGTTTCGCAACTGCTGGGCCAAACCCCCGAGGCCGAATTCTCGTCTCTCGCCGACAAGGGCGTGCGCGACCCCGAGCAGCTGGCGCTCCCCTATCtcagggcggcctcgaggctgCGTGACGAGCTCCGACGCATCGTGTCGACGGTGTCTcccgagacgaagaaggccatcCTCTCGCTCACGGACCGGATCCGTGACGAGGACTTTACGAACCTGGGTgtctacctcgacgaccgGCCGGACGGCAAGTCGTCTCTGATCAAGTTCGTGCCGGCGAGCGAGCTGATCGCGGCGAGGAACGAGAAGttggccaaggaggccgagaaggcacgggccaaggaggaggcgaAACGGGCGCGCGAGCAGGCGGAGCGGGAGAAGTGGGAGAAGGCCAAGCTGCCGCACACGGAGATGTtcaagggcgacgacaagTACGGCGAgtgggacggcgagggcctgcCGACGAAGCTCAAGGACGGCAGCGACGTGCCCAAGAGCCAGCTCAAGAAGCTGCAGAAGCAGTGGCAGAGCCAGAAGAAGGCGCACGAGGAGTATCTGGTCAAGTTTGGGGGTAAATCATAG
- a CDS encoding Heterokaryon incompatibility protein, with translation MASVPPLPDQQSTIYFRYDDHARLSSASTHIRLIELYPSRHGGDTGPGSSDEDDARRSAADYSSPLRCSITTTPIATPRPYEALSYTWGPPEKSHSIDIAGGGRLGITASLDAALRHLRRIDGPVTIWIDQICINQEDALEKNDQVPLMAQIYSKADLVLVWLGPAADDSDALMDCWQDVGQAARDLKVESYLTKERLPLLNRALLNRDPEDPVTVQFQALLKRAVPVFDSLLRAIIAWNDRPWFGRVWTIQEQALGARTFFVCGAKTVDVDLVPLATMIFDKCIIRQDAENRADPAHIELMRAAQSHRFGSLMALRRRRRTFVKGEGPGDDLYQIMKKTYVNGDAQATLPRDRIYGLLSIAVASEQLGITPDYASPECGPTFVEAARALIRAGHVQVLSFSQFPKDVNGLPSWVPDWRSTLTRSYLFTFEDVDGLPIRAAGDSSVEVVPVGDPSVLGIRGLVVDIVEETGDVWDSDAGSESRFRNLQTIKRLCDKSSGRGYEIYESSERRAEAAWRVPVGDLFWSREDGYRRAISSDGAYYEDCLAVLKILVEGFGPVEHPEERQRRLEAFYELIPRQSVYSENMDKMTGRRPYVTRQGYLGMAPGGARPGDAVVIPLGSRIPYVLRPSGDGTTYEFVGEAYCDGVMDGEMLTKRRRETILIA, from the coding sequence ATGGCTTCCGTGCCGCCATTGCCGGATCAACAAAGCACTATCTACTTCCGCTACGACGACCACGCACGCCTGTCTTCGGCATCAACGCACATCAGACTCATCGAACTCTACCCATCCAGACACGGAGGAGACACCGGACCAGGCTCTtcggacgaagacgatgcaCGACGCTCTGCGGCAGACTACTCGAGCCCCCTGAGATGCAGCATCACAACCACCCCGATCGCCACGCCGCGGCCCTACGAGGCGCTATCGTACACCTGGGGTCCGCCGGAAAAATCCCACAGCATTGACATCGCGGGTGGCGGGCGCCTCGGCATCACAGCCTCCCTTGACGCGGCGCTGCGGCATCTCCGCCGGATAGACGGGCCCGTGACGATCTGGATCGACCAGATCTGCATCAACCAGGAGGATGCCCTCGAAAAGAACGACCAGGTGCCCCTCATGGCGCAGATCTACAGCAAGGcggacctcgtcctcgtctggctaggcccggcggcggacgacTCCGACGCGCTGATGGACTGCTGGCAAGACGTCGGCCAGGCGGCTCGCGACCTGAAGGTCGAGAGCTACCTCACCAAGGAGCGTCTGCCGCTTCTTAACCGGGCCCTACTGAACCGTGATCCCGAAGACCCGGTGACGGTGCAGTTCCAGGCCCTGCTCAAGAGGGCGGTGCCCGTGTTCGACTCGCTGCTGAGGGCGATCATCGCCTGGAACGACAGGCCCTGGTTCGGCCGCGTCTGGACGATTCAGGAGCAGGCCCTGGGCGCCAGGACGTTCTTCGTGTGCGGGGCGAAGACGGTGGACGTCGATCTGGTGCCCCTGGCCACGATGATCTTCGACAAGTGCATCATCAGGCAAGACGCGGAGAATCGCGCCGACCCGGCGCACATTGAACTGATGCGCGCGGCCCAGAGCCACCGGTTCGGTTCCCTGATGGCtctccgacgccgacgacggaccTTCGTCAAGGGCGAGGGCCCCGGGGACGACCTGTACCAGATCATGAAGAAGACGTACGTCAACGGGGACGCCCAGGCGACCCTGCCCCGGGACCGGATCTACGGCCTGCTCAGCATCGCCGTGGCGTCGGAACAGCTAGGCATCACGCCGGACTACGCCTCCCCGGAGTGCGGTCCGACCTTCGTGGAGGCTGCCCGCGCCCTCATTCGCGCCGGCCACGTCCAGGTGCTCTCCTTTTCGCAGTTCCCCAAGGACGTCAACGGGTTGCCGTCCTGGGTCCCCGACTGGAGGTCGACGCTGACTCGCTCATACCTATTCACATTTGAAGACGTCGATGGGCTCCCCATTCGAGCCGCGGGCGACAGCTCGGTCGAGGTCGTGCCCGTAGGGGACCCGAGCGTGCTGGGGATACGCGGCCTGGttgtcgacatcgtcgaggagacgggcgaCGTGTGGGACTCCGATGCGGGGAGTGAGTCTCGCTTTAGGAACCTCCAGACGATCAAAAGGCTCTGCGACAAGTCGTCGGGGAGAGGATACGAGATCTACGAGAGCAGCGAGAGGCGCGCCGAAGCAGCGTGGAGGGTGCCAGTGGGCGACCTGTTCTGGAGCAGGGAGGACGGCTACCGCCGGGCCATCTCGTCCGACGGGGCGTACTACGAGGACTGCCTGGCCGTCCTGAAGATCCTTGTCGAGGGCTTCGGCCCCGTCGAGCATCCAGAGGAGCGCCAGCGGCGGCTGGAGGCGTTCTACGAGCTGATCCCGCGGCAGTCGGTCTACAGCGAGAACATGGACAAGATGACGGGCAGGCGGCCGTACGTGACGCGGCAGGGTTACCTGGGCATGGCCCCCGGCGGCGCACGTCCTGGCGACGCGGTCGTGATACCGCTCGGCTCTCGGATCCCGTACGTCCTGAGACCGTCCGGAGACGGGACGACGTACGAGTTTGTGGGCGAGGCGTACTGCGACGGTGTCATGGACGGCGAGATGTTGACtaagcggcggcgggagacCATCCTGATTGCTTGA
- a CDS encoding tRNA methyltransferase complex GCD14 subunit, whose product MAKPSPFLEPGPRTTANSLAIVQLSRDNLVPLILHDSASAVDGYAEGAVLNTRFGSFPHSTLINVPWGSQIRASVVDTGSRGRKRKRKEDETDASTPAAAAAADDAETESSAPAKKATAAASGFIHILQPTAELWTAGLPHRTQVVYTPDYSYILQRIRARPGTRLIEAGAGSGSFSHASARAVYNGYPENETQRRGKVYSFEFNKDRYEKMEEEIQAHALEGIVKLSHRDVYNGGFLVDGKSPEAEAVFLDLPAPWEALQHLARRKPAATSNKDGQATTEEWVSPLNPKKSVYICTFSPCIEQVQKTINTMRTMGWVDIDMVEISHKKFNVIRDRAGYGQPERGIPPIARDVNEAVGKLREIERRTREYHNTADPNSAEDSPAAGNAMDVDQTAEASNGSSSRGGDDDPSAGKPWLQGRVIHRAEPELKTHTSYLVFAVLPREWSEEDEAAALAKWPCGAETGVIGAKDKETRKQEKRELLQAKGKRKKNKRAEAA is encoded by the coding sequence ATGGCGAAACCCTCGCCTTTCCTCGAGCCCGGTCCCAGGACAACGGCCAATTCCCTTGCCATCGTCCAGCTCTCGCGCGACAACCTTGTTCCCTTGATCCTTCACGActcggccagcgccgtcgaTGGCTATGCCGAGGGAGCCGTCCTCAACACCCGCTTCGGATCGTTCCCGCATTCCACCCTGATCAATGTCCCCTGGGGCTCGCAAATCCGCGCTTCGGTCGTCGACACCGGCTCGCGAGGCCGCAAGCGCAAGAGAAAGGAGGACGAGACGGATGCCTccacgcccgccgccgccgccgccgccgatgacgccgaaACCGAGTCGAGCGCCccggccaagaaggccaccgccgccgccagcggcTTTATCCACATCCTCCAGCCCACCGCCGAGCTCTGGACCGCCGGCCTGCCGCATCGCACACAGGTCGTCTACACCCCCGACTACAGCTACATCCTGCAGCGTATCCGCGCCCGCCCCGGCACGCGGTtgatcgaggccggcgccggcagcggcagcttcTCGCACGCATCGGCGCGCGCAGTCTACAACGGCTACCCCGAGAACGAGACCCAGCGCAGGGGCAAGGTCTACAGCTTCGAGTTCAACAAGGACCGGTacgagaagatggaggaggagatccAGGCGCACGCGCTGGAGGGAATCGTAAAGCTGTCACACCGCGACGTGTACAACGGcggcttcctcgtcgacggcaagagccccgaggccgaggccgtcttcctcgacctgcccgcCCCCTGGGAGGCCCTTCAGCACCTAGCGCGACGAAAGCCCGCCGCGACGTCGAACAAGGACGGCCAAGCGACGACCGAAGAATGGGTGTCGCCGCTGAACCCCAAGAAGTCGGTCTACATCTGCACATTCTCGCCCTGCATCGAGCAGGTGCAAAAGACGATCAACACCATGAGGACCATGGGCTGGGTGGACATCGACATGGTCGAGATCTCCCACAAGAAGTTCAACGTCATCCGCGACCGCGCCGGCTACGGCCAGCCCGAGCGCGGCATTCCCCCGATCGCACGCGACGTgaacgaggccgtcggcaagCTGCGCGAGATTGAGCGCCGCACGAGAGAGTACCACAACACGGCGGACCCCAATTCGGCAGAGGactcgcccgccgccggcaacgcTATGGACGTGGACCAGACGGCGGAGGCGTCgaacggcagcagcagccgcggcggcgacgacgaccccaGCGCCGGAAAGCCCTGGCTGCAGGGCCGCGTGATCCACCGCGCCGAGCCCGAGCTGAAGACTCACACGTCgtacctcgtcttcgccgtgcTGCCGCGGGAGTggagcgaggaggacgaggccgcggcgcTCGCCAAGTGGCCGTGCGgcgccgagacgggcgtTATCGGggccaaggacaaggagacgcGCAAGCAGGAGAAGcgcgagctgctgcaggccaagggcaagaggaagaagaacaagcGGGCGGAGGCTGCGTAG
- a CDS encoding ABC-type nitrate sulfonate bicarbonate transport systems periplasmic components-like protein — protein MATTPLRIGYVPEHFSTPLHFAKQYFGLDATLIPFPSGTGHMITAIRGDEIDVAIGLTEGWIAGLGKEDAPGDGGYRLVGTYVDTPLCWAISTGAQRPEIASVASLKGGKIGVSRIGSGSQIMGFVLADQHGWLAPDAGAPFSETVILNTFENLRNAVNSGAADFFMWEHFTSKRYYDSGEIRRVGEIYTPWSSWKIVASTALAGGEAGLDARVRDLFEKLDKGVRHFNKNQDEAVKYISTHLDYSEADAREWLKTVKFTDGVEGVKPEVVDKTVAILRKAGVLVEGKGRQAEDMVVRG, from the exons ATGGCCACTACCCCGCTCCGCATCGGCTACGTGCCGGAGCACTTCTCGACGCCCCTCCACTTCGCCAAGCAGtacttcggcctcgacgccaccCTGATCCCCTTTCCCTCCGGGACGGGCCACATGATCACCGCCAtccgcggcgacgagatcgatGTTGCCATCGGCCTGACAGAGGGCTGgatcgccggcctcggcaaggaggacgcccccggcgacggcggctacCGCCTCGTCGGCACTTACGTCGACACGCCGCTGT GCTGGGCCATCTCGACTGGTGCTCAGCGCCCCGAGAtcgcctccgtcgcctcCCTCAAGGGCGGCAAGATCGGCGTCTCGCGCATCGGCTCCGGCAGCCAGATCATGggcttcgtcctcgccgaccagCACGGCTGGCTTGCCCCGGATGCGGGCGCGCCCTTCTCGGAGACGGTCATCCTCAACACCTTTGAGAACCTGCGCAACGCCGTCAACTCGGGCGCGGCCGACTTCTTCATGTGGGAGCACTTCACCTCGAAGCGCTACTACGACTCGGGCGAGATCCGCCGCGTCGGCGAGATCTACACGCCCTGGAGCAGCTGGAAGATCgtcgcgtcgacggcgctggccggcggcgaggccgggcTGGACGCGCGCGTGAGGGACCTgttcgagaagctcgacaaggGCGTGCGGCACTTCAACAAGAAccaggacgaggccgtcaagtACATCAGCACGCACCTGGACTActccgaggccgacgcgCGGGAGTGGCTCAAGACGGTCAAGTTcaccgacggcgtcgagggcgtgaAGCCCGAGGTCGTGGACAAGACCGTCGCCATCCTGCGCAAGGCTGGCGTGCTGGTCGAGGGCAAGGGGAGACAGGCGGAGGACATGGTGGTCAGGGGCTGA